In Ruminococcus sp. HUN007, a genomic segment contains:
- a CDS encoding MurR/RpiR family transcriptional regulator, producing MGSSIDVFAAIKNNYGSMSKGHRKIAEYILENYQKASFMTALSLGQTVGVSESTVVRFAMELGFDGYPGFQDNLKTAMKSKLTSVQRIELASSQMDKNDVYDKVMSLDIELIRQTRENGDREAFAGAVDAILKAKKIYIVASRSASALAVFLRYYFSIIFDEVVLLNNIDTSDILQRLFRVSEDDVVIGISFPRYSKHTNIAMEYASGKGATTIAVTDSMNSPIAKNAKHVLTAGSGMVSFADSLAAPLSLINALIAAVSLEKEAEIGRSFETLEHLWDEYDVYEKTDR from the coding sequence ATGGGCAGCAGTATTGATGTTTTTGCAGCTATTAAAAACAATTACGGCAGTATGTCAAAAGGACACAGAAAAATAGCCGAATACATACTCGAAAACTATCAGAAAGCCTCTTTCATGACGGCTCTTTCTCTTGGTCAGACTGTAGGTGTAAGCGAATCAACTGTGGTGCGTTTTGCAATGGAGCTTGGTTTTGACGGTTACCCGGGCTTTCAGGATAACCTTAAGACAGCGATGAAGTCAAAACTGACTTCAGTGCAGAGGATCGAGCTGGCAAGCAGCCAGATGGACAAAAACGACGTTTATGACAAAGTGATGAGTCTTGACATAGAACTCATCAGACAGACAAGGGAAAACGGTGACAGAGAAGCATTTGCCGGTGCGGTGGATGCAATTCTCAAAGCGAAGAAGATCTACATAGTCGCTTCAAGGAGCGCATCAGCTCTGGCGGTGTTTTTACGTTATTACTTCAGTATCATTTTTGATGAGGTGGTGCTCCTTAACAACATTGATACAAGTGACATTCTTCAGCGCCTTTTCCGTGTAAGTGAGGACGATGTTGTAATAGGGATCAGTTTTCCGCGTTACTCAAAGCATACAAACATTGCCATGGAGTATGCTTCGGGAAAGGGTGCCACAACTATTGCAGTAACTGACAGCATGAATTCTCCTATTGCAAAGAATGCAAAGCATGTGCTTACAGCCGGAAGCGGTATGGTATCATTTGCAGATTCACTGGCAGCTCCTTTAAGTCTTATCAACGCTCTCATAGCTGCTGTAAGCCTTGAAAAGGAAGCAGAAATAGGCAGAAGCTTCGAGACTCTTGAACATCTGTGGGATGAGTACGACGTTTACGAAAAAACTGACCGGTAA
- the cmk gene encoding (d)CMP kinase: MINVAIDGPAGAGKSSIAKAVAKDTGYIYVDTGALYRAVAHYTLEKGVSPDDSKAVTALLDGLEIKLAYNENGQRVISQGNDVSDRIRTPEVSMAASKVSAIPEVRAFLFDLQKKIAAENNIIMDGRDIGTVVLPDAQLKIFLTASAEERARRRFAELKDTDGVTFESILADIIKRDENDMNRAVSPLKQAEDAVLVDTTEMTIEEVIALLEKMIKETEAKEA, encoded by the coding sequence ATGATAAATGTTGCAATCGACGGACCTGCAGGTGCAGGCAAAAGTTCAATAGCAAAGGCCGTAGCGAAGGACACAGGATATATTTACGTTGACACAGGGGCTCTTTACCGTGCTGTAGCGCACTACACGCTTGAAAAGGGCGTATCACCTGACGACAGCAAAGCAGTAACTGCACTTCTTGACGGACTTGAAATAAAGCTTGCCTACAATGAAAACGGACAGCGCGTCATTTCACAGGGTAATGACGTTTCTGACAGGATAAGAACTCCTGAGGTTTCAATGGCGGCATCAAAGGTATCAGCCATACCTGAGGTAAGAGCTTTTCTTTTTGATCTTCAGAAAAAGATAGCAGCTGAAAACAACATCATTATGGACGGCCGTGACATTGGCACAGTTGTACTTCCTGATGCGCAGCTCAAGATCTTTCTCACTGCCAGTGCGGAGGAAAGAGCAAGAAGAAGATTTGCCGAACTGAAGGATACTGACGGTGTGACTTTTGAAAGTATTCTCGCTGATATAATAAAGCGTGATGAAAATGACATGAACAGGGCGGTTTCACCTCTTAAGCAGGCTGAAGACGCAGTTCTTGTAGATACAACTGAAATGACGATCGAAGAGGTAATTGCACTTCTTGAAAAGATGATAAAGGAAACTGAGGCAAAGGAGGCGTAA
- a CDS encoding NAD(P)/FAD-dependent oxidoreductase yields the protein MRFDSIIIGAGAAGMMAAVTAARAGRKVAVFEKNDRPGKKLRITGKGRCNVTNFCTRDEFMENVPVNSRFMYSSFSAFTPQDVMDFFENAGVPLKVERGNRVFPVSDKAADIVSALEREMKKAGVKLIHETVKEIIVEDGVCCGVRTDRGEHNAQTVLVATGGASYPLTGSTGDGYRFAEETGHTVTEIVPSLVPLETADDFCEKLAGLALKNVTLTLFDGNKKIFSELGEMSFMNYGVTGPLVLTASSRIRKMERGRYVLSIDLKPGLDEEKLDRRLQRDFTEMSGTEFKSVLVKLLPSKMIPVIVKRSGISSEIKAGQISKEQRRGLVKLLKDFRLNVIDFRPVDEAIVTSGGVSIKEIDPKTMESKIVSGLFFAGEVIDVDGYTGGFNLQIAFSTGYTAGMNI from the coding sequence TTGAGATTTGACAGTATAATCATAGGTGCCGGTGCAGCCGGAATGATGGCTGCTGTAACAGCAGCCCGTGCCGGAAGAAAAGTCGCTGTTTTTGAAAAGAACGACAGACCCGGAAAGAAGCTCAGAATAACCGGCAAGGGCAGATGCAATGTAACAAATTTCTGTACCCGTGATGAATTCATGGAAAATGTTCCGGTGAACAGCAGATTCATGTACAGTTCATTTTCTGCCTTTACACCGCAGGACGTTATGGACTTCTTTGAAAATGCCGGCGTACCGCTTAAGGTCGAGCGCGGAAACAGAGTCTTTCCGGTATCGGACAAGGCAGCCGATATAGTTTCAGCTCTTGAACGCGAGATGAAAAAGGCAGGGGTGAAGCTCATACATGAAACTGTAAAGGAAATAATCGTCGAGGACGGTGTCTGCTGCGGCGTAAGGACGGACAGGGGAGAACATAATGCACAGACAGTGCTTGTGGCCACCGGCGGCGCTTCCTATCCGCTTACAGGCTCCACAGGGGACGGATACAGATTCGCTGAGGAAACAGGGCACACTGTCACTGAGATAGTTCCTTCGCTGGTCCCTCTGGAGACTGCGGACGATTTCTGTGAAAAGCTTGCCGGACTTGCTTTGAAAAACGTTACTCTTACTCTTTTTGACGGAAATAAAAAGATTTTCAGTGAACTGGGCGAAATGTCATTTATGAATTACGGTGTAACCGGTCCGCTGGTTCTGACTGCAAGTTCGAGAATACGAAAGATGGAACGCGGCAGATACGTTCTTTCCATAGACTTAAAGCCCGGACTTGACGAAGAAAAGCTTGACAGAAGACTTCAGCGTGATTTCACGGAAATGTCCGGAACAGAGTTTAAAAGCGTCCTTGTAAAGCTCCTGCCGTCAAAAATGATACCGGTCATCGTTAAGCGTTCCGGAATATCATCTGAAATAAAAGCCGGACAGATCTCAAAGGAACAGCGAAGGGGTCTTGTAAAGCTGCTGAAGGACTTCAGACTGAATGTCATTGACTTCCGTCCTGTTGATGAGGCTATAGTCACCAGCGGCGGCGTCAGCATTAAAGAGATCGATCCGAAGACCATGGAGTCAAAAATAGTGAGCGGTCTGTTCTTTGCCGGCGAGGTCATTGATGTTGACGGCTATACAGGCGGCTTCAATCTTCAGATAGCATTTTCGACAGGATATACTGCCGGAATGAATATATAA
- a CDS encoding ComEC/Rec2 family competence protein — protein MKRVKRILVVSVLLLITAMALCDTFGIITYDEMMVFLRLRRPAFTSAELSVHFIDVGQGDSTLIISGDRTVLIDAGDREGGQSVRSYLVSQNVDHLDYLIATHPHSDHTGGIEMVLESFETGAVLIPHFSESGKSEEDLYAWHELNRTAEAAGITMTEVSPGMTFDLGISSLSVLAPSSDYDEINNYSVVTELVHGENTFLITGDAETESEADMLKNGVLEDIDVLRTGHHGSSTSTGSEFLEIVKPEYAVISCGAGNSYNHPSGSVMKRLGEYGVRVFRTDLQGSVIAESDGKTICFITADKEQAEK, from the coding sequence ATGAAAAGAGTTAAAAGGATCCTTGTGGTATCTGTGCTTCTGCTTATAACAGCTATGGCACTGTGTGATACTTTCGGTATCATTACCTATGACGAAATGATGGTGTTTCTGCGGCTCCGGCGTCCGGCATTCACATCTGCTGAACTGTCAGTTCATTTCATAGATGTCGGACAGGGCGATTCAACGCTGATCATTTCGGGAGACCGGACAGTCCTTATTGATGCCGGTGACAGGGAAGGCGGACAGTCAGTTCGCTCTTACCTTGTTTCACAGAATGTTGACCATCTGGATTATCTTATAGCCACACATCCTCATTCTGATCATACCGGAGGTATAGAAATGGTACTTGAAAGCTTTGAAACAGGTGCTGTTTTGATCCCGCATTTTTCAGAATCAGGAAAGAGTGAGGAAGATCTTTATGCATGGCATGAACTGAACAGAACTGCGGAAGCAGCGGGAATAACTATGACCGAAGTATCTCCGGGAATGACTTTTGATCTCGGAATATCATCACTTTCAGTTCTTGCTCCCTCAAGCGATTACGATGAGATCAATAATTACTCGGTAGTGACTGAGCTGGTACACGGTGAAAACACTTTTCTGATAACAGGTGACGCTGAAACGGAAAGTGAGGCAGACATGCTTAAAAACGGTGTCCTTGAAGACATTGACGTTCTCAGGACCGGTCATCACGGAAGTTCAACATCTACCGGAAGTGAATTTCTGGAGATAGTAAAGCCGGAATACGCAGTTATTTCCTGCGGTGCGGGAAATTCATATAATCATCCGTCAGGATCAGTTATGAAAAGGCTTGGTGAATACGGGGTCCGTGTGTTCAGAACGGACCTGCAGGGCTCAGTGATAGCTGAATCAGACGGAAAAACTATCTGCTTTATAACAGCGGATAAAGAACAGGCGGAGAAATAA
- a CDS encoding lysophospholipid acyltransferase family protein, translating into MFLYGIVRRGAILAYKIWYRVSFEGVENIPDPKDGTFVVACNHRSYADPVLLALKIKRPCCFMAKEELFKNPIFSALIRFFGAFPVRRGAGDDGIIDTAVGKLKTGRNLAIFPEGSRSKDGKVGRGKTGVALIAARAGVPVLPVGIAYDGKLHFGTKVTVRYGKPISPEQLKISETPQPRELKMLKLTIMDAITELVEK; encoded by the coding sequence TTGTTTTTATATGGAATAGTACGCCGCGGAGCTATACTTGCATATAAGATCTGGTACAGAGTCAGCTTTGAGGGTGTTGAGAATATCCCTGATCCTAAGGACGGTACCTTCGTGGTAGCCTGCAACCACAGATCATATGCTGATCCGGTACTGCTTGCACTGAAGATAAAAAGACCGTGCTGCTTTATGGCCAAGGAAGAGCTTTTTAAGAACCCGATTTTTTCAGCACTTATACGTTTTTTCGGTGCGTTTCCTGTGCGACGCGGTGCAGGTGATGACGGAATAATCGATACGGCAGTAGGAAAACTTAAAACCGGAAGAAATCTCGCCATTTTTCCTGAGGGATCACGTTCAAAAGACGGAAAAGTCGGACGCGGAAAAACAGGAGTGGCTCTGATCGCAGCAAGGGCAGGGGTTCCTGTTCTGCCGGTAGGCATAGCATATGATGGAAAGCTGCATTTCGGAACAAAAGTCACTGTACGCTACGGAAAACCGATCAGCCCTGAACAGCTGAAGATCAGTGAAACGCCGCAGCCGCGTGAGCTTAAAATGCTGAAACTCACGATAATGGATGCTATAACTGAACTGGTGGAGAAATGA